ACGGAGTCAAAGTCCGTTGCCTTACCGCTTGGCTACTACCCATTTAGTATTCCGTGTCGTTTGACGACAAGAGATATCTTATCACATGAAAAGCATTTAAGTCAACAACTTTTTTGAAGAAAATATCCAAGCTAACATCAAACTGTCTCAAGCAAAATTCATAGTACCACATGTTCCTTTGCCATTGCAAGCACAAAATATGCCAATCTATCTCTCGTATAATTTTATGATGTAACTATCCCTACCAACAGCGGCAGGGGTAGCTACATTAAGTTTCAACCTAAAGAGGGCTTCCCTACTAAGTAAGGGAAGTTTCCTCCTTGAATTGTTGGAAGTCGATAAATAGTTTGGACAGTAGTGCTGGTTGATAGGAGTTCAAAAGTGATAATCAATTAATAAGCACGGATGGTTTCCACAGTAGTGCGATCCATCGCCTTAACAAGTTGAACAAGTAATGCTGCGGCTGCATCATAGTCATCGGTATGAATGATTGAAGCATGGCTATGAATATAGCGTGAACAGATCCCGATGACCGTGGAAGGCACACCCATACCAGATGTATGAATACGACCTGCATCGGTTCCACCTTGGGAAATAAAGAATTGATAAGGAATATTGTTACTTTCTGCAGTATCAAGGACAAAATCGCGAAGGCGCGGATGGGTTACCATGGTACGATCGTAAATCCGTAGAAGAACGCCATCGCCTAATTTTCCAAAGGCTTCAGGACCCCCGCCAGGGATATCGCCTGCAGCACTTGCATCTAATGCAAAGAAGATGTCTGGTTGAATCATATTTGCTGCTGTTGCAGCTCCACGTAAGCCTACTTCTTCTTGGACATTTGCCCCTGCATATAAGACGTTAGGGAGGGTTTCATTCTGTATATCGCGGAGCAATTGAATAGCCAAACCACAGCCATATCGATTATCCCATGCTTTGGCCATCAATTTTTTAGGATTGACCATGGGTGTAAATGGACAGATTGGAACCACAGGCGTACCAGGCATAATTCCAGCCTGCTCTGCTTCCTCACGACTATCTGCACCCACATCAATAAACATATTCTTCATTTCCATTGGCTTTTGTCTTGCCTCTGGTGAAAGATTATGAGGAGGAATCGAGCCGATTACCCCTTCAATAATTCCTTTTTTAGTCACCAGTTGAACACGTTGGGCGAGTAAAACCTGC
Above is a genomic segment from Rubeoparvulum massiliense containing:
- a CDS encoding M42 family metallopeptidase; its protein translation is MDQGMKDLFRRLTEAPGAAGFEDPVRQIMREELSKYTHEIVTDHLGSIFGVRRDQSDGPTVMVAGHMDEVGFMVTRIDDHGFIRFQALGGWWEQVLLAQRVQLVTKKGIIEGVIGSIPPHNLSPEARQKPMEMKNMFIDVGADSREEAEQAGIMPGTPVVPICPFTPMVNPKKLMAKAWDNRYGCGLAIQLLRDIQNETLPNVLYAGANVQEEVGLRGAATAANMIQPDIFFALDASAAGDIPGGGPEAFGKLGDGVLLRIYDRTMVTHPRLRDFVLDTAESNNIPYQFFISQGGTDAGRIHTSGMGVPSTVIGICSRYIHSHASIIHTDDYDAAAALLVQLVKAMDRTTVETIRAY